The genomic DNA GCTACGATCGCCCCATAAACAGGCTGCGAATGGGTGTTTATGAAATAGCATTCCAGTGCTGAATCAAGCCTCGCAATATCTTCTGCGGTTCCATTCCCCTCTCGAATGGCTTCGCAGATAGCGACAAGCTCATCTTCTTTGGCTTTACGTTGAGCTGCCTGAATCGCAATTCTGCCTCTGTAAGGCGTACCCCAGGGGCGTGTTTCGTATTGCTTTATCCCGTGGGCGATGAAGCTTGCCCAAGGTTGCCATAAGGAAAGTAGCCGTATCTCGCTCATCACGCCACTGCCCCCTGCTTCTTAGCTGCCACTTGCTCCAGGTAGCTCACGTATGCCTGCAATAGGGCGATCGCGGGTTCGGTATCGTCTCCGATCGCATGACATCCTCCATGCAGATCCAGCAATGTGGCGTGGTGATGCCCTTCTGGGGTAGATTCCATGCGGCTGCGGAGTTTGCGGGAGATGATCGCTTCCTGCACTAGCCTCTGGATTTTGGCTGTCTCATCCCAGCTCGGCTCCAGGTTGTTGATGGGGAGCCATCGCTCGATCGTCCGAAGATGGGTGATTTGTCCTTCGTAGGGCTTGCAACGCTCTGGCTCCAGAGCTGCCCACTGTTTGAGGAGGGGGAGTAATTTATCGTTCATGCTTCTGACCTTTCAATGACACGAATCCAGCCTTGTGAAAAAGCGCGAACCTTGCCCTGTTTGACTAAACTCCCCAGCACTGTTTTGGCGGCGTGGTAGCTCAGGTGCGATCGCGCTATGAACTCGCCAAGGGAGGTAGGGCGGACGATTGAGATGTAGGGCAGGTAGGAATCAGTCTGTGATTCCTTACGCTGCGGGGGAGTTTTTACCCGTCTGACCTGAGATATCCTCTGGGGGGCTTTCTTCTCTGGCTTGATGGGGGCTGCTCTAACGGGCTTGCTGCACTTCTTGTCTGCCAGAGTCTCCATCGTTGGGCGATGCTCGCGGGATGACTTTGTTCTGGCAATCCGCTCAAGCGTTGCTGGAGGATTGGATCGGTGAATGGGGTGTTCAGATTGGACGACCTTGCACTCAGGCTGATAGACGGGCTGAAACAAGGGGCGCTTTTGCGGCTCGTAGTCTGGCGGGTAGAGCTTGTATGGCTCGGTTCGCATGGCGAATTCTCCCCGCTCTGCGCGGATCTTGCCTTCGCGATCGAGTTTGAGAATGAGTTCTGAAACGGTGAAATTGCGTCCCCGTCCGTTGTTTCGCCACGGGTTGTAACCTAAGGCAACGGCAAGCCTGTCCTGATCGATGCCGGGGCGCTGTTTGATAATGGCGATCGCCATCGATTCTTTTTCTGCGGTGGTCAAGCGTCCGGCAGTCATCGCTCACCCCCACAATGCCGCTCCCACATCACTCGGAAGCTGCTGAGATGATTGGCGGGTACTCCACGAGCGACCCAGTAGGCAACTAGCTCTTTTTCGGCGGCGGTTAGCCCGGAAAGGCTTCTGAGCCGTTGAACTCTTTGATCCGTTACCTGAATACCTCTTTCGAGAGATATATCTTTTGGGAGATGATGGGTTAAGATTCTTTGCATAGCAATTTTGACAAATTGGTTAAGTAGCCGATCGCGTCCCTGAGAAAGTCTGCGTCGGCTATTTTTGTGCGTTGTTGGACTGGAACCAGGGAAAGGGCATCGCTACACCTTGCCGGAGCCGATACATCAGGTGGGGGTCAAAGTAGCTCTCTACCTTGCCACTGGCTTTGAGTTCTGCCAGGGCAGGGGCGATCGTTTGGCGGTCTGTCCCCAGTTCATCCATGAGTTCGGACTGGCTGCGGTCTGCTGTGCGGAGC from Leptolyngbya ohadii IS1 includes the following:
- a CDS encoding winged helix-turn-helix domain-containing protein — encoded protein: MTTQSFTPLTDRILTLLRTADRSQSELMDELGTDRQTIAPALAELKASGKVESYFDPHLMYRLRQGVAMPFPWFQSNNAQK